From Faecalicatena sp. Marseille-Q4148:
TGATTGCAGCTGTACTTGTCCGGCCTTTTGGAAGGATTTCCAGGGCAATTGAAGGAGTAACGGAAGGCTATGATGAATCATGTAATCTGCATGAAAATGCCTACACAGAGACAGAGTTGATCTCGGATGCATTTAATAAAATGATCGGACGACAGAAGGTGGTAGATGATTCCAGACAGGAATTTGTCTCCAATGTCTCCCATGAGCTGAAAACACCTCTGACCTCTATGAAAGTGCTTGCAGATTCACTCCTGGCACAGGAGGATGTTCCGGTAGAATACTACAAGGAATTTATGGGAGATATCGCAGAGGAAATTGAGCGGGAGAATAAGATTATCAATGATCTTCTTTCCCTTGTAAAAATGGATAAAACTGCTTCCGGTTTGAATATTAAGCCGGAAAATATCAATGAATTGCTGGAACGGATTTTGAAACGTCTTCGTCCAATTGCGGCAACAAGAAATATTGAGGTAGTTTTTGAGAGTTTTCGTCCGGTAACGGCAGAGGTAGATGAGGTAAAGCTGTCGCTTGCTTTTTCCAATCTGGTAGAAAATGCAATCAAATACAACATAGATGAAGGATTTGTACATGTATCGCTGAATGCGGATCACAAATATTTTTATGTAAAAGTAGTTGATAGCGGTATCGGAATTCCGGAGGAGGCGCAGGATCATATCTTTGAGAGATTCTACCGGGTAGATAAGTCTCATTCCCGGAAGATTGGCGGAACAGGGCTTGGTCTTGCAATTACGCGCAATGCCATTGTGATGCACCGCGGAGCTATTAAGGTGTACAGTAAGCCTGGCGAGGGAACTACGTTTACGGTTCGGATTCCGCTGATGTACATTACGCAGAAATCATAAAAGGAGAGAGACATTTGAGAAAATATTATCGGTTTGCTGCCGTGTGTCTTGGGATTCTGCTTGCAATTGGAGCAGTCGGATGTAAAAAAGAGGAGAAGCAGAGAACAGGAGACCGCAGCATCTTTTATGTGAACATGGACCAGACCGGGATTGTAAGCGTTCCCTATGAAGCAAAAAAAGCAACTGCCGGACAGGAAGTGGAAACAATTCTGAAGAAAATGAAGGAAAACCCGGATTCTCTTGAATATCAGGCTGCAATTCCGGAAATGATTACGGTTCAGGGAATTACCGGGATTACGAATGAGCAGAAGATTCTGGGACTTGATTTTAACAGCGAATATATGCAAATGGATCCGGTGACAGAAGTCTTAATGCGGGAAGCCATTGTTCGGACAATGGTGCAGATTGAAGGGATTGACTCTGTTGTGTTTACGGTAGATCAGGTTCCGCTAAAAGATAAATACGGTAAAGAGATTGGCGAGATGCGTTCGTCAGACTTTCTGAAGGATACGGGCTCAGCTCTGCATTCTTATAAAGCAACAACATTAAATTTATATTTTGGAAATGAAAATGGAGATCAGCTTGTGGAGCAGCGGGTAAGGATTCCATATAACAGCAATACTTCTCTTGAAAAAGTAGTGTTGGAACAGTTGGTGGAAGGACCGTCGAACAGTAAAATGACAGGAACGCTGCCGAAGGAACTGAAGATTTTAAGTGTGGCGGTACGAGACGGCGTTTGTTATGTGAATCTGGACGAGACGTTTCTAAGCGGGACCTATCAGGTCCAGCCTAAGGTAGCAATCATGTCGATTGTAAATTCCATTATAGATTCCGGCAGTGTATCTCAAGTACAGATTTCGGTCAACGGTTCCGGAGATCAGGTGTTTCAGGGATCGATTCCGCTTGATCGGCCATTTTCTATGGATCTGGATATTGTAGAAGGATCGAAATAGAAAGAGGTTTTATGCGAGGAAGACCATTATGTATGGTATGCCTTATCTTTTTATGTGTCACGGGGATATTAGTAAAAGCAGGAGTGATATCAGGAATCCCGGAGGATTCCTGGATCGCTCTAAGAAAACTAGCCTCCTTTGAGACGTGTACGGTAACAGGAATGGCATACCGTGTCGAACAAAAAGAAACAAATCAAATCATTTATCTAAAACAAGTTCAGCTGCAGGCTGATCCGGAAAGGAAGGATCAATTCAAGATTCCGGTCAAAGCCTGTATCATATATGACAAATCATTTACAAAAATTCCAATTGGAGCAAAAATTAAAGGAAAAGGAAAAATAAAGTTATTTGAAAGTGCGCGCAATCCAGGCAATTTTGCGCAGGACTTTTATTATGAAAAACAGGGGATTCTTTGTTCTGTTTTTGCAGAAAAGAAGATAGAGATAAAAGCAAAGCCTGCACCATACGGGAAACTTTTAACATGGCTGGCTGGTGTAAGGAGCAGGTGGAATCAGCAGTTAATCGAGAAAGCAGGAAAAGAGGCAGGAGGAATTCTTGCTGCGATACTTACAGGAGAAAAAACAAATCTGGATCCAAACATCAAAGAACTCTATCAGAAAAATGGAATAGGACATATTTTGGCGATATCGGGCCTTCATGTTTCCTTCATCGGACTTGGAATGTATCAGATTTTGCGAAAGGCTGGATGTCCTTTTTCCCTGGCCGGTGCAATGAGTATGGCAATTCTTGTGCTCTATATGCTGATGGTGGGCAGTTCAGTGTCTGTAATTAGGGCAGTGCTGATGCTTTCTATTCGAATTGGTGCAGATATTGTCGGACGCTCTTATGATCTTGTTACTGCGCTTTTTGCGGCGGCAGCCGTTACAGTCATCTGGAGACCTCTTTACTTAAAGGATGCCTCTTTTCTGATGTCGTATGGAGCAATTCTTGGGATTTTAGTAATGACACCGGTAGTTAGACGTATTTACCGGGGAAACAGGAAGAGTGTTAATGCATTTATGGGAGGTCTCGGGCTGCAGTTATTTCTTTTGCCGGTGATGTTATATTTTTATTATGAATTTCCACCATATTCGGTAATATTAAATCTAATTGTAATCCCACTCTTGACGATACTTATGGGAGGAGCCATTGGAGGAAGTATTTTGAAACTTGCAGGAGAGATATTTGCCTCCATAGTTCCATTTGCCTTTCTGTGTGAGTGGCTCAGCAGTATTAGCCTGTCTGTCTGTCGGATGATTCTGCAATGTTATCAGCTGCTTGGCGAGTGGTGCATGGAACTTCCTGGGGCGCGAATGATCTGCGGGAAACCGGGGATGTGGCAAATCATAGGTTATTACAGTATTTTATTTCTGCTTTCGTTTGTATCCGGGAAGATAGAACGGCGTGAACGTAAGAAGAATCAAACAATCCGGCAGACAGCAGGAATGGCGGTAATACTTGCGGCAGCAGTGATTCTTTGCATAACGAATTTCAGAAAGTTTGATTGGAATTTGGAAGTTACACTTCTGGATGTGGGGCAGGGAGACTGCATTTATATACGGACGCCTTCAGGCAAACATTTGTTAGTAGATGGTGGGAGTACGGATCTAAAACAAGTAGGAAAATATCGGATAGAACCGTTTTTGTTGTCCAGGGGAGTAAGAGCATTGGATTATGTGATGATTACACATGGGGATAGTGATCATTATAGTGGAGTGGAAGAAATGATGGAAAGACAAATGAAAGGTGTTAAGATAGAACGGTTCATGCTTCCGGCTGTCTGGAGGGAAAATGAGGCTCTTAGTCATTTGGCGGCGAAAGCGCTCAAGAAACATATACCGGTAGGCGAATTTCATCCGGGGAGAGGGATTGCAGATGGCAGATGCAGACTTTTGTGTCTGCAGCCGGGAATGGAACAGAGTCAGTGGGAGACAAATGAAGCATCGCTTGTCATGCATCTGAGCTATGGGACGTTTTCCATGCTGTTGACAGGAGATGTGGAAGGAAAAGGCGAAGAATTACTCTGTCAATCAGGAAAGCTTTCGGAAATAACTGTTCTGAAAACCGCTCATCACGGATCAGAGCATTCCACACCGGAACAGTTTCTCGAACAGACAAAGCCCAAATTGGCTCTTATTTCTGCCGGAATTGAAAATGTTTACGGCCACCCGCATCCAAAGCTGTTGAAACGTCTAAAATCATTTGGGATTCCGGTCTATAATACAGCGAAATCGGGCGCATTAACTGTGAAAACAGATGGAAGAAAAACTACGATAGAAGTATTTGTCCCAAATTAATCTGTAATCAGATGATTGTGGATGATACTTCGGATGCTCATGTTCAAATAAGGACGCAGCTTCTCAAAAGGGATCGGATCATTATGTAAGATGGTACTGTAGCTGACAGAGCTTGCCAATTCAATGATCATAAAAAGCATGATATCAGGATCTTTTAAATGAATATCAGGATTGCTGTGTATAAGAGCATCATACAGTGAGAGACAGTCAACTTCCGGCTGTGGAAGCTGGGCAAAAAGCAGCGCTTTATGAAAAATTCCCCAACTGAGATTTTTGGAAATAAAATTTAAAAGTTCCGGATGCTTTCCGAGTTCTTCTAATGTATAATTAACGAGAAAGATAATCTGATCTTCAAATTCCGGAAGATCTTCTTTCATCAGAGCCTCACAGGCAGAACGAAAAAGGACGCCGGCATGATGGGCGATCAGGCAGTCTCGTACTTGATATTTATCCTGAAAATATAAATAGAAAGTTCCCTTTGCTACACCGGCATTGTGAGTGATATCAGAAACGGTTGTCTTTTCAATCCCTTGTTTGAGAAAAAGCTGGTATGCGCTTTTTAAGAGACGCGACGCCTTTTCCTGCTTATTCATTTCAATTTTTCCCATGATGATTTCCTCCTTATCGTGTTCTATTATAAGATCGGAAAGAACGATAGTCAATAGAAAATGACTAAAAGTCAGTTCTTTTCCTGCTTTTTTGCTTGACAAACGGGAGTAAGTTTCATAGAATGAAAAAAGAGTATGCACAAAAAGGAAAATGTGCGAAAAGGCAGGTGTGAAGATGATTATTCGATAGTATGACAAATGAAGGAAACAGAAGAGCGTTATATGACTGCATAAGAATGCAGTTTGTTTCTGTTGCCGGAATCCATACTATCTGAATGTCATTTACGCATTGTTATTTTCGTATTTTCCTGAGAGGAAGTGCAAAAGAGGCAGGTTTGTGAAAGCACCTGTCTGTATAACAGAAGATGCGTGTCAGATCAGAAGAGTCTGTTTCCGGAGCGGAGCAGACTCTTTCTTTTGCTGTTAAGAAAGGAGCAAGTAGAATGTTGCAGATAAAAGGACTGACCGTGACGCATAAGAAAGATTTAAAAGTAATCATAAAAGATTTTTCCTTTGTGTTAAATGAAGGAGAGAAAGCGGTATTGATTGGCGAGGAAGGAAATGGAAAATCTACAATTCTGAAGCTGATCTGCCGGGAAGAAGAAACAGATTATGTTAGTTATGAAGGTGAAATTAACAGAGGAGGAATGAAGCTTGGGTATCTCCCGCAGGAACTTTCAGCAGAAGATGCAGAGAAAACCGTGTACGACTATTTAGCAGAAGAGGGGCAGTTATTTTTACTGACGCCAAAAGAGTTGTCTCGGCTTTCAGGAAGACTTGGGGTGTCCGGGGAACTTTTTTACTCAGATCAGAAGATGGGAACGCTGTCCGGAGGGGAAAAGGTAAAAATACAGCTTGCGAGACTTTTGATGGAACAGCCGGATGTGTTTTTTCTCGATGAGCCTTCAAATGATTTGGATCTGGATGCAATTGCATGGCTGGAACAATTTATTCAGGAGCTTAAGTGTCCGGTGATGTATATTTCTCATGATGAAATGCTGATTGAGCATACGGCAAATGTAATTATTCATTTCGAGCAACTGCGAAAGAAGACAGTGCCGGTGTATACGGTAGCTCGCATGTCTTACCGGAAGTACTGTCTGGACAGAGAGCAGAGATTTGCACATCAAATGCAGATAGCCAGAAAAGAACGGTGCGATCATCAAAAACAAATGGAGCGATATCAGCAGATTTATAATAAGGTGGAACATCAGCAGAATGCAATCAGCCGTCAGAATCCATCCGGAGGACGTTTGCTGAAGAAGAAAATGCATTCCATAAAGTCAATGGGAAGGCGATTTGAGCGGGAGAAAGAGCAGATGACAGAAATACCGGAGAAGGAGGAAGCAATTGAAATTGCTTTTGATAGAAAGATTTCTATTCCAAATGGAAAGACGGTGATTGATTTTGTACTTCCGCATCTTCAAGTGGGAGAAAGAATACTTGCAAATGACGTGAAGCTTCGGATAGATGGAAGTGAGAAAGTGGTAATCGTAGGCAGGAATGGAGTCGGAAAATCAACACTTCTTAAAAGGATTTGGGAACATCTGCAAAAGCGAACCGATTTGAAGGTTTCTTATATGCCGCAAAAATATGAGGAACTTCTGGAAGATGGAAAGACGCCGGTGGAATTTCTGTCCCGAAGCGGTGATAAAGAAGAACAGACAAGAATACGTTCATGGCTTGGCAGCATGAAATATACCCGGGAAGAGATGGAACATCAGACATCAGAACTTTCCGGAGGTCAGAAAGCAAAACTACTGTTTATGAAAATGAATCTTGACGGCAGTGAGGTGCTGATTCTGGATGAACCGACACGCAATATTTCACCGCTGTCAGGACCGGTGGTCCGCAATGCGTTGAAAACATTTGGAGGAGCAATTATCAGCATTTCTCATGATCGGAAATATATTCGTGAGGTGTGTGACACAGTATATGAGCTTACGGAAGAAGGACTTTCAAAAACATGCTTGTAAGAAGGGCGGATTCTGGTGTAAGATAGACCATCTTTGACAGTTAAAAAATGAAAGAGCGGCTACAAACCCAGTAAATATGAGTTATGTAGCCGTTTTGTTTGTAATGGTATCCTTCGCGTAGCTCTTTCAGTCATCGTAATAATGTCTGCTGACTAATTCATGAGTTTGGAGTGCAGTCTTGCAGTCCTAAGTTTTGTGATCATGATAATACGGGACTGCATTCAGCTTAAATTGTTTTTCATAGTGCTTCGCCATAATGAGAGCTTCCTTCAGTGCGGCACCTATATTGTACCATAAGTTTTTTATAAGGAATTTTCGTTTTGACTGTACTATTTATATTCTAAGATAACTTCTTTTTTGATTATTGTAAATGTTTCTTTTTCAGATTTTTTTAGCCGATCCGTTAGGTTTTGCTCATTCTCTGCAAACTGTTCTAAAAGAACGATATATTTTTCAAGTTTTTTATAAATAAGATAGATATATCAAATAAATACATCTATTTTATTATTATAATCAATTTGTTGAAATAAAAAGATTATGATAATATGTCAGTTGTTAGTATTTCATAAAAAATAGGAGGATTCTAAAGTGAAAAAGAGAATTGTAGTATCGCTATTAAGTATTGCGATGATTGCCGCATTAACAGTAGGGTGTGGAGGTACGGCAAAAGAGGGAGAAGTTTTAAAAAAAGAAAAAGTTGTAAAACAAGAAACGAAGCAGGAAGAAACAAAAGGTATTAGTGATACGATTGTTGTAGGAGTAGCAGATAACGTGCCAGGAGTATTTAATCCTGTAATTGCATCTAAATCTACAGATCAAGATATTGCTGGTATGTTGTATGCATCTTTATTGGAGATGAATGATAAGGGAGAATTTCAACCGTATTTAGCGGAATCTTATGAAGTTAGTGACTTAAAGATGTCATTTAAATTGAGAGAAAATGCTAAATGGCATGATGGAACACCTATAACAGCAGAAGATGTTGCATTTACACTTGATTGTATTATGAATCCAGATTTTACAGGTACATGTTACAGCAATTATGCAACTATTACAGGAGCAGAAGCACGTCATAATGGGACTGCAGATCATGTGGAAGGTGTTAAAGTTATTGATGACTATAATATCGAAATTAATTTTGATAAAACTTATGCACCTTTATTTTCTGATTTTGTAACACGTGGTATTATTCCAAAACATATTTGGGAAAAAGTTCCAGTTGGAGAATTTGATGCTGCTGTTGATTTAATGAAACAATCTGTTGGATCAGGTCCGTATAAAATGGAAGAGTATGTGGAAGGACAGCATGTTAATTTAGTTGCAAATGAAGATTTCTTTCTTGGGGAGCCTAAAACTAAGCATTTAGTTATGAAAATACTTTCTGTAGAAAGTATTATTGCAGAGTATAAAAATGGAACAATTGATATTGCTGGTGTAAAAGATGTTAAAACAGATGAACTAGAAACCATCAAAAGTGAGTTTGGAATGGAGGTTAAAAGTTTTCCATCACATGGTTACCAGTACATTGGAATTAACATGAGAAAAGATGTTTTCAAAGATAAAGCACTTAGAGAAGCTTTAATTTATGCTTTAGATAGAGATCAAATTGTAGACAAAATCTTAGAAGGAAGAGCTACTACTTTGGAAGCGCCATTTTTACCATCTGGATGGGCTAAAGCGGATGAAAACATAACTGTAAATCGTAAATATGATTTAGAAAAAGCAAAATCACTCTTAAAGGATGCTGGATATAAAGATAGTGATGAAAATGGTATTCTTGAAAATAAAGACGGGATAGAATTATCCTTTACATATAAAGTACCGTCTAATCAGCCAATTTCACAGGAAGTTGCTTTAATTGTACAACAAGCATGGAAAGAAATTGGTGTACATATTGATATTAAATCTATGGAATTTATGACTGTTTGGGAAGAATCTGTAAAAAATCATGACTTTGATTTTTATACTATGGGATGCCAATTTGGAGAAGATCCAGATATTGAAATGTGGTGGCATTCTTCAGCTTCTACTGATGAGGTTGGTGTGTATAGTTTCAATTTTGATGCATTTAAGAATCCAGAGGCAGATGAATTAATTATTAAAGCAAATGAGACAAATGATCAAGATACACGTAAAGAGTATTATAACAAGGTAGCTTCTATCATTAGCGAAGAAGCACCTATGATTTTCTTATATGTGCAAGATAATATGTATGCATATCCAAAAGGTACTGAAGGATTTTCCCCATATACATTTAACATTTTCTATAACGTGTATAATTGGACTATTCCAGAAAAATAAATTTTCCAGTAAATTCCCATATATTATATATGGGAATTTACTTTACGCTTTAATTAAGGAGAAAATAAGTGTTATATTTTTTAAAAAGAATGGGTACTTCGATAATTATTCTTTTAATTGTTTCTGTTATCATATTTACTCTTATTCAATTACAACCAGGTAATCCATTTGATGGAATGATTTCTGCAAATACAGATCCAGAATATATAGAAAGAAGAATGGAAGAGTTGGGGTATAATGATCCGATTCCAGAACAATATATTAAATGGATAAAAAGAGTATTTGTTGGAGATTTAGGATATTCATTACAGTATAAAGTTAGCGTTACAGATTTGATTCAAAGTAGAATGAAAAACTCTTTGATTTTATCGGGAACTGCATTTATTTTAAGTACCGTTTTATCTTGTATAGTAGGCGTATATTCAGCATACAAAAAAAATACGTTATTTGATTATATAATTATGGGAGTATCATTTGTTTTATTTTCAATTCCCTCTTTTTTTGTACAACTTTTGCTGATAAAAATTTTTAGTTATGATTTAGGTTTACTACCACCAAGTGGAATTATTACCGCAGGAAGTCATTATAGTGGTTGGATGCAGTGTATTGATATAATGAAGCATATGATATTACCAGTAGGTGCTTTAACAATAATACAATCAGCTGCAATGATGCGTTATGTTAGAGCATATATGAATGATATTTTTCACCAAGACTTTATGTATGTTGCTAAATCTAAAGGTTTAGGAAAAACAAGAATTATTTGGATTCATGGATTCAGAAATATATTAGTTTCCGTGATAACATTATTTGCAATGCAGTTTCCAACATTAATTTCAGGAGGAGTTCTTACAGAAACTATATTTAGTTGGCCTGGAATTGGAAGACTTAGCTATGAAGCTATTTTAGCAAAAGACTATCCTGTTGTGATGGGAGTTACAATGTTCATAGCAATTATGGTAGTAGGAATGAATTTATTTGCAGATATTTTGGGAGCAATTTTTAATCCACACATAAAACTTAAGAATTATAGAGGATGATTATTATGAAAAAGAATACGATGATAGATAAGGAGTTCTTTTATAAATACCGAAGTGTTTATAAATTTTTACATAATAAAATGGCTATGTTTTGTATATTCATTTTACTACTGCTAATTATAATATCTATTTGCGCTCCTATTCTTGCACCATATGAGTTTGACGCAACAGATTTATTTTGTATGAGGGAAAAGCCGTCAAAAGCACATCTTCTAGGAACTGATAATGTTGGAAGAGATATTCTAACACGTTTGTTATATGGTGGTAGAGCATCGTTGTTGGTAGGAATTTGTGCTATGACTATTCAGTTGATTCTAGGAACGTTATTAGGAACACTATCTGGTTATTATGGAGGGATTATTGATTCTATTTTATCACATATTGCAGATGCTATCATGTGTCTTCCGTTTTTTGTAATTGCATTGTCTATTATTGCAGTGCTGGAACCAGGAACCTCTAAACTTGTTGTCATGATAGGATGTTTGATGTGGCCTAATTTGTTTCGGATTGTTCGAACAGAAGTGAAATCTATGAAAGATAATGATTATATAATGGCTGCTCAAGCAATGGGAATGTCATCTAGTGAAATCATACGAAAACATATTTTAAATAATATAATATCACCTATATTGGTATCAGCAACTTTAGCAGTTGCACATGGAATAATTTTGGAATCAGCTTTAAGTTTTTTAGGAATGGGTGTACAGCCTCCTATATCGAGTTGGGGAAATATGCTTGCAGAAGCACGTAATATTTCTACGCTATCTAAAAATTGGTGGATGTGGATTCCAGCAGGTTTCATGGTAACCATTACGGTGTTATCTATTAATTCAATAGGTGAAGGGTTAAGGGATGCATTGGATCCAAAGGAGTGTGGATAAAGTGGATGTATTAAGAATTGAAAATTTGTCAGTATCCTTTCAGAGTATTTATGGACAGATTTTTGCAGTTAATGATTTATCTTTTAAAGTAAGATGTGGAGAATGTGTTTGCATTGTAGGAGAATCTGGAAGTGGAAAAAGCGTTACTGCTAAAGCAATTATGAAAATTTTAGACAGAAATGCTAAAATTGATTCAGGAAATATTTTTTATGATTCTATGAATCTTACTAAAATGAAAGATAAAGAAATGAGAAGAATAAGAGGAAAAAAAATAGCATTAGTGCATCAGACTCCCAGAAACGCATTAAATCCTTCTTATACAATTTATAAACAAATGCAAGAATTATATAGATTGCATGGTGATTCACGAAAAGATTATAGATCAGAAATTATTTCTATGCTAAAAAAGGTAAGAATACCTTTACCAGAAAAGGTTATTGAAAAATATCCTTTTGAATTATCAGGTGGAATGTTGCAAAGAATTGTTTTAGCCATGGCATGTTCACAGAAACCAGACCTTATTATTGCAGATGAACCTACTTCTGCATTAGATGTGAGTACACAAGCTCAAATATTACTTCTATTAAAAGAATTAGCAAAAGAATTTAATTGTGCTATTTTGTTAATCACACATGATATGGGAGTAGTTGCTGAAATGGCAGATAGAATCTTAGTAATGTATTGCGGGCGAAAAATGGAAGAAAGAAATGTGGATGAATTCTTCAAGGATCCATTACACCCGTATACTCAAGGACTCTTAAATGCAAGACCTCAGAATTTTAATGGACGTTTTAATGTGATTCAAGGAAATATACCTGAAAATTTTATGAAATATGAAGGATGTGAATTTTATGAAAGATGTCCAAACGCAACAGAATATTGTAGAATATCAAAACCAACAGAAAAAAAATTAAAAAACAATGGATATGTAAGATGCTTTTATGCGAAAGAAAGTGAAGGTTATGCAGAAAGTTAATCAAATTATCGAAGTTAGAAATTTAAAAAAATATTTTAAAACAAATAAAAATTCTTATTTAAAAAGTGTAGATGATGTTTCTTTTTCGATATCAAAAGGAGAAATATTGGGATTGATAGGAGAGTCTGGATGCGGAAAATCAACTACAGGAAAAACTTTATTAAAATTATATGCGCCAACTGGTGGAAGTGTGAAATATAAAGATAAAATATTATATGATGTTGAACAGAATATATGGATGCCCAAAAAAGAATTAGCAACATTAAGAAAAGATATCCAAATTATTTTTCAAGATCCTTATTTATCTTTGGATCCTAAACAATGTATCCAAAAAGCATTATCAGAAGGTGCTATAAAACATGAAGTGGTAGATAAAAAGGAAGTGAAAGAATACTGTGAGGAAATGTTACAAATTTGTGGAATTAATCCTAATTTAATTACCAGATTCCCTCATGAATTTTCTGGAGGACAGCGTCAACGAATAGGAATTGCAAGAGCACTAGCAGTAAAACCAGAGTTCATTGTATGTGACGAAGTAACCGCTTCTTTAGATGTTTCAGTACAATCACAGATTTTAAATTTATTATTAGATTTGAGGGATAAATTAAATCTAACATATTTGTTTATTTCTCATAATATTAGTGTTGTTCAAAATATGTGTGATCGAATTGCAGTAATGTATTTAGGACAAATAGTCGAAATTGCAAATGCTAAAGAGGTATGCAAAACTCCAATGCATCCATATTCGAAGTTTTTAATTTCATCTGTACCAAAGATAAATCCTTGGGATAAGAAAAAAGATATAGATTTAATGTCAACACTTCCAGTATCCGGAGAAATTCCATTAGGGTGTAGATTTCACACAAGATGTAAATATGCAACGGAAAAATGCAAAAAACTACAGCCTAGAATGATAGAAATTAGCAAAGATCATTATGTTAGTTGCCATTTATATGAAAATAACAAGAAAGATGAGGATTAAGAAAATGGAAAATTCAAATGTAAATAAAATAATGAAGGCACTCTGTTTAAAACATCATGTTATGGGTGTAAGATTTTTATATTATAAACATAATTATGATCGGTTAGATATACCAGAGTATGGAAAAAAAACATCCTTTTGTGTTATGGCAAGGTATGCAATGGATGGAAATCATTTCAAGGCAGATCATACAAATGTAATTTGTAGAAGTGCAATTGAATCGTTAGGATTTGAAGATCCAATGCCATGTATGGATTCGGGTGAAAGATATTATTCGTTAAAATTATATGAAACGCGTGCAATAGCTAAAGCAACAGCAGAGGCTATCCCAAGAATTAAACATAGAATTTATGGATTAGAGTTAGGACCATTAGAAGAAATGGAAGATGCGGATGTTGCAGTATTCATGGTTAATGCATATCAATTAATGCGAGTTGTGCAGGGATATGGATACAAATATGGTGTGATAAAAAATCATCAGATGGTTGGTTTACAAGGAATGTGTACAGATTGTGTGGCATGTCCATATGATAGAAATGATTTAAATTATTCCGCGCTTTGCTGTGGTACGAGAAAAATGAGCCGTTGGGGCGATGATGAAATGGGTGTAGGTATTCCGATTAATAAACTTGGTCCATTAGTAGAAGGAATTATTCAAACTATGAACTATATTGATTATCCAGAATATAAAGAAGAAATTAGAAAAAAATTAGATACACCAGATGAATTAGGTGTGATTGTTGATGATAATCTCCATTATGGAAAATTAGGAAAGGAATATTTAAGACCGCATATTTACGAACAGTTAAAAAATGGTGAATTAGAATAATTTTATAGATTATTGCAAGGAGTTTAGTTATGTTTAGAGAAAATGCTAATAAATTACAAAAAGCATTATGTTTGGAAAGAAAAGTTATGGGAGTAA
This genomic window contains:
- a CDS encoding two-component sensor histidine kinase — protein: MYIQSGELVIILGDKLVFRKRFLKSLRFRIIVMLVAVGIIPCLILKATILSNYEKRAVSLKISELQNQSMILCDQLDNADYMEHMDSEVINAELLQFSNIYNGRVMIVDDHFQIIKDTYEADQGKTLASSDVIKCFRGKGTNRYDMKNRYIEVTSPILQNNRRAVEGVMLVTVSIDAILDGAEILEGRANLVAITVFILLIGIAVLIAAVLVRPFGRISRAIEGVTEGYDESCNLHENAYTETELISDAFNKMIGRQKVVDDSRQEFVSNVSHELKTPLTSMKVLADSLLAQEDVPVEYYKEFMGDIAEEIERENKIINDLLSLVKMDKTASGLNIKPENINELLERILKRLRPIAATRNIEVVFESFRPVTAEVDEVKLSLAFSNLVENAIKYNIDEGFVHVSLNADHKYFYVKVVDSGIGIPEEAQDHIFERFYRVDKSHSRKIGGTGLGLAITRNAIVMHRGAIKVYSKPGEGTTFTVRIPLMYITQKS
- a CDS encoding GerMN domain-containing protein; translated protein: MRKYYRFAAVCLGILLAIGAVGCKKEEKQRTGDRSIFYVNMDQTGIVSVPYEAKKATAGQEVETILKKMKENPDSLEYQAAIPEMITVQGITGITNEQKILGLDFNSEYMQMDPVTEVLMREAIVRTMVQIEGIDSVVFTVDQVPLKDKYGKEIGEMRSSDFLKDTGSALHSYKATTLNLYFGNENGDQLVEQRVRIPYNSNTSLEKVVLEQLVEGPSNSKMTGTLPKELKILSVAVRDGVCYVNLDETFLSGTYQVQPKVAIMSIVNSIIDSGSVSQVQISVNGSGDQVFQGSIPLDRPFSMDLDIVEGSK
- a CDS encoding DNA internalization-related competence protein ComEC/Rec2, whose amino-acid sequence is MRGRPLCMVCLIFLCVTGILVKAGVISGIPEDSWIALRKLASFETCTVTGMAYRVEQKETNQIIYLKQVQLQADPERKDQFKIPVKACIIYDKSFTKIPIGAKIKGKGKIKLFESARNPGNFAQDFYYEKQGILCSVFAEKKIEIKAKPAPYGKLLTWLAGVRSRWNQQLIEKAGKEAGGILAAILTGEKTNLDPNIKELYQKNGIGHILAISGLHVSFIGLGMYQILRKAGCPFSLAGAMSMAILVLYMLMVGSSVSVIRAVLMLSIRIGADIVGRSYDLVTALFAAAAVTVIWRPLYLKDASFLMSYGAILGILVMTPVVRRIYRGNRKSVNAFMGGLGLQLFLLPVMLYFYYEFPPYSVILNLIVIPLLTILMGGAIGGSILKLAGEIFASIVPFAFLCEWLSSISLSVCRMILQCYQLLGEWCMELPGARMICGKPGMWQIIGYYSILFLLSFVSGKIERRERKKNQTIRQTAGMAVILAAAVILCITNFRKFDWNLEVTLLDVGQGDCIYIRTPSGKHLLVDGGSTDLKQVGKYRIEPFLLSRGVRALDYVMITHGDSDHYSGVEEMMERQMKGVKIERFMLPAVWRENEALSHLAAKALKKHIPVGEFHPGRGIADGRCRLLCLQPGMEQSQWETNEASLVMHLSYGTFSMLLTGDVEGKGEELLCQSGKLSEITVLKTAHHGSEHSTPEQFLEQTKPKLALISAGIENVYGHPHPKLLKRLKSFGIPVYNTAKSGALTVKTDGRKTTIEVFVPN
- a CDS encoding TetR/AcrR family transcriptional regulator; the encoded protein is MGKIEMNKQEKASRLLKSAYQLFLKQGIEKTTVSDITHNAGVAKGTFYLYFQDKYQVRDCLIAHHAGVLFRSACEALMKEDLPEFEDQIIFLVNYTLEELGKHPELLNFISKNLSWGIFHKALLFAQLPQPEVDCLSLYDALIHSNPDIHLKDPDIMLFMIIELASSVSYSTILHNDPIPFEKLRPYLNMSIRSIIHNHLITD